From the Chloroflexus aurantiacus J-10-fl genome, one window contains:
- a CDS encoding Coenzyme F420 hydrogenase/dehydrogenase, beta subunit C-terminal domain, with translation MSTALSPNVPRRPKPSRQLAEIALLSREERLAGRPKLCSDCGICTGELRPFMAQSCVFVNNRAEEIERRLHGRNRRDGDELLFGIYRDLRVFRMRPPVPDAQWSGAVTSLGALLLEHGLVEGVITTGAVPGTRYAPLPILARTPDEVRATRGNKPCLAPTLDVLTQVRQSGLRRIAYIGTGCQVHALRAIEDQLGLERLYVIGIPCTDNTTYPDLQRFLQVVSRSPETVIHHEFMQDFRIWLKHEDGSVEKVNFVDLDVDRLGGQLGVFPPACLSCFDYQNGLSDLTIGYMGAPLPPDERWQWTLIRTERGAELYDLLRSHVEEREPISGGDRTRGMPAYIQMLRQPRKRPPWPIRQLVAFIQRRSGPKGLEFARSVIEMKLLRNLQFVRERHGRLERRIVPGYVYRALARYADVYRREFNRDLEPSAS, from the coding sequence ATGAGCACAGCCCTTTCTCCCAACGTGCCTCGCCGGCCAAAACCTTCGCGTCAACTGGCCGAGATCGCGCTGCTCTCTCGCGAAGAGCGCCTGGCCGGACGACCAAAACTGTGTAGCGATTGCGGCATCTGCACCGGCGAATTGCGGCCATTCATGGCGCAGAGCTGCGTCTTCGTCAACAACCGTGCTGAAGAGATCGAGCGTCGCCTGCACGGACGCAACCGTCGTGACGGCGATGAACTCCTCTTTGGCATCTATCGCGATCTGCGCGTCTTCCGCATGCGGCCACCGGTGCCCGATGCCCAATGGAGCGGCGCTGTCACCAGCCTCGGCGCTCTGCTCCTCGAACACGGCCTGGTCGAAGGGGTGATTACGACCGGTGCAGTGCCCGGTACCCGGTATGCGCCTCTCCCCATTCTGGCCCGTACTCCAGACGAAGTGCGTGCGACTCGCGGCAACAAACCCTGCCTTGCGCCAACGCTCGACGTCCTGACCCAGGTCCGCCAGAGTGGGTTGCGCCGGATTGCTTACATTGGCACCGGTTGTCAGGTTCACGCCCTGCGCGCAATTGAAGATCAGCTCGGCCTGGAACGCCTCTACGTCATCGGGATTCCCTGCACCGACAACACAACCTATCCCGATCTGCAACGCTTCTTGCAGGTTGTCTCGCGCTCGCCGGAGACGGTTATTCATCACGAGTTTATGCAGGATTTTCGTATCTGGCTCAAACACGAAGACGGTTCGGTCGAGAAAGTCAACTTCGTCGATCTCGATGTTGACCGTCTCGGCGGCCAGTTAGGGGTCTTTCCACCGGCCTGTCTAAGCTGCTTCGATTACCAGAATGGGCTATCGGATTTAACCATCGGCTACATGGGCGCACCACTACCACCCGACGAGCGCTGGCAGTGGACTCTCATCCGTACCGAACGGGGGGCTGAACTCTACGATCTGCTGCGCTCCCACGTTGAGGAGCGGGAGCCGATCAGCGGCGGCGACCGCACGCGAGGTATGCCGGCCTACATCCAGATGCTGCGCCAGCCGCGCAAACGACCGCCCTGGCCAATCCGCCAGCTCGTCGCCTTCATCCAGCGCCGTAGCGGGCCAAAAGGTCTCGAATTCGCTCGTTCGGTCATCGAGATGAAGCTCCTGCGCAACCTGCAATTCGTCCGTGAACGGCATGGTCGGCTGGAACGACGCATCGTACCCGGTTACGTCTACCGTGCGCTCGCCCGCTATGCCGATGTCTACCGACGCGAATTCAATCGCGATCTCGAACCATCCGCCTCGTAA